One genomic window of Gossypium hirsutum isolate 1008001.06 chromosome D11, Gossypium_hirsutum_v2.1, whole genome shotgun sequence includes the following:
- the LOC107912221 gene encoding 14 kDa proline-rich protein DC2.15, protein MASKKSASMAFFLALNILFFSLVSACGSCSSPTPKPRPNPNPNTPTPTPSARGRCPRDALKLGVCANVLNLVNVTVGSPPVMPCCSLLNGLVDLEAAACLCTAIRANILGINLNIPVSLSLLLNVCSRNVPTGFQC, encoded by the coding sequence ATGGCTTCAAAAAAATCAGCTTCCATGGCCTTCTTTTTAGCACTCAACATTCTCTTCTTTTCCCTAGTCAGTGCTTGTGGCTCTTGCTCTTCACCCACCCCTAAACCAAGGCCAAACCCAAACCCCAACACCCCCACCCCTACTCCATCCGCACGAGGCAGGTGCCCTAGAGATGCCCTCAAATTAGGTGTATGTGCCAATGTGCTTAACTTGGTCAATGTCACCGTTGGTTCACCTCCAGTGATGCCATGCTGTTCCCTTCTCAATGGCCTTGTCGACCTCGAAGCTGCTGCTTGCCTTTGCACTGCTATTAGAGCTAACATCTTAGGCATCAACCTTAACATCCCTGTTTCTCTTAGCTTGCTCCTCAACGTTTGTTCAAGGAATGTTCCAACTGGGTTCCAATGCTAA
- the LOC107912220 gene encoding oxysterol-binding protein-related protein 2A: MHGDKEDCDSGYPQIERRKKLPDPVLREKGVSLWSLIKDNVGKDLTRVCLPVYFNEPISSLQKCFEDLEYSNLLDRACKYGKEGNSLQRILNVAAFAVSGYSSSEGRHCKPFNPLLGETFEADYPEKGVRFFSEKVSHHPTLLAFHCEGKGWKFWGDSNLRSKFSGRSIQLDPVGVLTLEFDDGETFQWSKVTTNIYNLILGQVYCDHHGLMQIRGNSQYSCKLKFKEQSIIERNPHQVHGFAEDHSGKKVATLFGKWDDSMYYVNGEVKGSGKPKVCCPSDATLLWKRNEPAPNPTRYNLTSFAITLNEITPGLQEKLPPTDSRLRPDQRHLENGEFDRANSEKQRLERRQRMSRKLQESGWKPRWFRKDGNGSYHYVGGYWEAREQANWDGCPDIFGEFNEETVDSSG, from the exons ATGCATGGCGATAAAGAAGATTGTGATTCTGGATATCCTCAAATTGAAAGGCGAAAAAAGCTTCCCGATCCAGTTCTAAGAGAGAAAGGGGTTAGCCTTTGGTCTCTGATCAAAGACAATGTGGGAAAGGATCTCACACGAGTTTGTCTCCCTGTTTACTTCAATGAGCCAATATCATCCCTTCAGAAATGTTTCGAGGACCTAGAATATTCGAATCTTTTGGACAGAGCATGCAAGTATGGAAAAGAA GGGAACAGCCTCCAACGGATTCTTAATGTTGCTGCATTTGCTGTTTCTGGGTATTCTTCTTCTGAAGGCCGGCATTGTAAGCCTTTCAATCCTTTACTAGGAGAAACTTTTGAAGCGGACTATCCTGAAAAAGGAGTTCGTTTCTTCTCTGAGAAG GTTAGTCACCATCCAACCCTTCTTGCATTTCATTGTGAAGGCAAAGGGTGGAAATTCTGGGGTGACAGTAACCTCCGCTCGAAGTTTTCCGGGCGTTCAATTCAGCTTGACCCTGTTGGCGTTCTGACCCTGGAATTTGATGACGGTGAAACATTTCAGTGGAGCAAG GTAACTACTAATATTTATAATCTCATCCTTGGTCAAGTGTATTGTGATCACCATGGATTGATGCAAATTCGTGGGAACAGCCAATATTCATGCAAACTCAAATTCAAAGAGCAATCTATTATTGAGCGGAACCCTCACCAG GTCCATGGATTTGCTGAAGACCATTCAGGTAAAAAGGTTGCTACATTATTTGGCAAATGGGATGACAGCATGTATTATGTCAATGGTGAGGTGAAGGGGAGTGGCAAGCCAAAGGTCTGCTGTCCTTCAGATGCCACCTTGCTATGGAAAAGGAATGAGCCAGCTCCTAATCCGACTCGCTACAACTTAACATCATTTGCGATCACACTAAATGAGATAACACCGGGGTTGCAG GAGAAGCTCCCACCTACAGATTCTAGGCTTCGACCAGACCAACGTCATTTAGAGAACGGGGAATTTGATAGAGCAAATTCAGAGAAACAACGGTTGGAAAGGAGGCAAAGAATG TCGAGAAAACTACAAGAAAGTGGCTGGAAACCTAGATGGTTCCGGAAAGATGGTAACGGAAGCTACCACTACGTGGGCGGATATTGGGAAGCAAGAGAGCAGGCGAACTGGGATGGATGCCCAGAtatatttggtgaattcaatgaaGAAACTGTTGATTCCTCTGGATGA